One part of the Torulaspora delbrueckii CBS 1146 chromosome 8, complete genome genome encodes these proteins:
- the TDEL0H01030 gene encoding uncharacterized protein (similar to Saccharomyces cerevisiae YJL132W; ancestral locus Anc_1.221), which produces MLCGLLRIGLLFAILSLGVRGAGVTTHLTYVTRVASEKFDDYYPWLKAGAFFPDSLYSCKPSKQLSEFAEATHWPPFLMSGLKLWQERYGSIPSKKYSQDSVRLQAFLTGVFSHQIVDSSWHSLVDGFRSHGLLRVLAETEFHGQIDDAHDFLDTIGDFIGLSNIFSDITDLNWKYYVNSNWTIPKEEDMTELLSRNGLSPGKISYKELEVCVSRGLSASVSETFVMLSRRHEVLSLAYKISPASRDIMQEYWLGGEFDLIAMLQKCLPVYQNLFDTNSLDQNSIRQIQLCGNLPNTLSSSHGALRIDTNQDVSIVRPVTSLSNFGTSIALGQFKSDGKLYMAVSAPTQNSEGCVYLILFSQVSSRTDSAAVMEPFTPMRGSTVHTFSTHGVDFLVISEPGSNSIHFYHGGRRYLTIRDGMTSDAFQLQLYAVADIDGDSEPDLLLSGPFYGKNETGRAIVIPGIELVRYLRLSSTNNTDVDISSLSIVSLNGGPYNRAYQHFGAAMAASHLYSGKGFLYVTCQSLGAVFVYPLFGLQPSSLPKYVMTYKGLLTPEEEPPIDIKVIPSAVHGMFGKGMLSFGYKGNNYLAISQHLFNYVFIYREDDYLPKFLLKIRLEDDQQTAAWSIGFGTAIAYDVRSETLHISSPGSFDNKGAIWKISMQELLAAAEAWKTDTFYVNVVNHLDLVNPWDDTKGFSNFGKVLQIAPNKSVIIGAPQYGNGNLHDKQLTGAVFVR; this is translated from the coding sequence ATGCTTTGCGGTCTATTACGGATCGGATTGCTGTTTGCCATATTGTCTCTTGGCGTTCGTGGTGCTGGTGTTACTACCCACTTGACGTACGTGACTAGAGTGGCCTCCGAGAAGTTCGATGATTACTACCCCTGGTTGAAAGCTGGTGCATTCTTCCCTGACTCTTTATACTCATGCAAGCCAAGCAAACAGTTGAGTGAATTCGCTGAAGCTACCCATTGGCCTCCGTTCCTGATGTCAGGTTTAAAATTATGGCAAGAAAGGTATGGTTCAATTCCTAGCAAGAAATATAGTCAAGACTCCGTGCGGTTGCAAGCGTTTCTTACTGGGGTTTTCTCTCATCAGATTGTCGACTCTTCATGGCACTCGCTCGTCGATGGCTTCAGGTCTCACGGGCTCCTTCGAGTGCTTGCTGAAACTGAATTTCATGGACAGATTGATGATGCTCACGACTTTTTGGATACCATTGGTGACTTCATCGGACTTTCTAATATCTTTAGCGATATTACTGATCTAAACTGGAAATACTATGTTAATAGTAATTGGACAATACctaaggaagaagatatgACGGAACTCTTGAGTAGAAATGGGCTTAGCCCTGGTAAGATTTCCTATAAAGAGCTTGAAGTATGTGTTTCGAGAGGATTGTCAGCATCTGTTAGCGAAACGTTTGTCATGTTGAGCCGGCGTCATGAAGTGTTAAGCCTAGCATATAAGATTAGTCCTGCATCTAGGGATATTATGCAGGAATATTGGCTCGGTGGTGAGTTTGATCTCATTGCAATGCTACAGAAATGTTTGCCTGTGTATCAGAATCTCTTCGATACAAACAGTTTGGatcaaaattcaatccGACAAATCCAACTCTGTGGGAACCTCCCGAATACGCTTTCTAGTTCTCACGGGGCGTTGAGAATTGACACTAACCAAGATGTTTCCATCGTGAGGCCAGTGACTTCTCTGTCTAATTTTGGCACTAGCATTGCCCTGGGTCAGTTCAAATCAGACGGAAAGCTATACATGGCTGTGAGTGCGCCGACTCAGAATAGTGAGGGTTGTGTATACTTGATCTTATTCAGCCAGGTATCTAGCCGCACTGATTCTGCCGCCGTCATGGAGCCGTTCACGCCGATGCGTGGTTCAACAGTACATACCTTTTCAACACATGGCGTCGATTTCCTCGTTATATCGGAACCTGGATCTAACAGCATACATTTTTATCACGGAGGCAGGAGATACCTAACGATTCGTGACGGAATGACCTCAGATGCGTTCCAACTTCAGTTGTACGCTGTTGCAGATATTGACGGAGACTCTGAGCCAGATCTTTTACTTTCCGGTCCATTTTATGGTAAGAATGAGACGGGTCGTGCTATAGTAATACCAGGTATCGAATTGGTGAGATATTTAAGATTGAGCTCTACGAATAACACCGATGTGGATATCTCGTCCTTGAGTATCGTTAGTTTGAATGGGGGTCCTTACAACAGGGCATACCAACATTTCGGTGCTGCCATGGCAGCTTCACATCTGTATAGTGGAAAGGGTTTTCTGTATGTGACATGTCAAAGCTTGGGTGCGGTTTTCGTTTATCCGTTATTTGGCCTTCAGCCATCATCATTACCGAAGTATGTCATGACATATAAAGGTTTGCTCActcctgaagaagagccacCAATTGACATAAAAGTGATTCCTTCCGCAGTTCATGGGATGTTTGGGAAAGGCATGCTTTCTTTTGGTTACAAAGGGAATAACTACCTTGCCATCTCTCAGCATTTGTTCAACTACGTTTTCATTTACAGAGAGGACGACTATttgccaaaatttctcttAAAAATCCGACTTGAGGATGATCAGCAGACAGCAGCTTGGAGTATTGGCTTTGGCACCGCGATAGCATATGATGTTCGGTCCGAAACACTGCACATATCTTCACCGGGCAGCTTCGACAATAAAGGAGcaatttggaaaattaGCATGCAAGAATTATTGGCAGCCGCTGAGGCCTGGAAAACTGATACATTTTACGTTAATGTTGTAAATCACTTAGATTTGGTCAACCCGTGGGATGACACTAAAGGTTTCTCGAACTTCGGAAAAGTCTTGCAAATAGCACCTAATAAGTCTGTGATAATTGGAGCTCCACAATATGGAAATGGCAATCTGCATGATAAACAGCTGACAGGCGCAGTTTTCGTCAGGTAG
- the DPI8 gene encoding Dpi8p (similar to Saccharomyces cerevisiae YJL133C-A; ancestral locus Anc_1.218) — MLPQTVKLAAMKTATTNSARVISSAIAVPVFKRSPGDSFSSFKEYRENAKTYGPLSASLAAKRHLTHISRV, encoded by the coding sequence ATGCTACCTCAAACTGTGAAACTGGCTGCTATGAAGACTGCTACCACAAATTCTGCTAGAgttatttcttctgctATTGCTGTTCctgttttcaaaagatctcCAGGTGACTCGTTTTcaagcttcaaagaatatagagaaaatgccaagactTACGGGCCTTTAAGTGCATCGTTGGCTGCAAAGAGACATTTGACTCACATTTCCAGAGTTTAG
- the TDEL0H00990 gene encoding phosphatase PAP2 family protein (similar to Saccharomyces cerevisiae LCB3 (YJL134W) and YSR3 (YKR053C); ancestral locus Anc_1.217), giving the protein MTVNERRRSRGLSNPNDFQEEHLLQHPGNYPRERYMKRMTRIRYAMRQYLIQFTDNQSLALFEWQARHRTQFRDVYFAYTALLGSHTFYVLCLPIPAFLGAFDLVRDMVYILGYSIYLSGFFKDYWCLPRPQSPPLHRITLSAYTALEYGAPSSHSANATGVTLLLLWNTWTSPTLSLPVKLGCSFLSLFYYFTLVVGRIYCGMHGMLDITSGAAIGIVCFVVQLLAKSFLSGYDLTTRWWFPICSVGWGLLILLNHVRPIDECPCFEDSVAFIGVVSGVECGDWFLHRFGKVAGADMGLQRGFRFFIYRLCVGIPCIVIWKYVISKPLAYNFLIKVLRFKDDRDEKAAVHAKKNEDVKCPLYIGEAKIDIFGRFIIYAGIPITVVIICPAMFELLNIMSY; this is encoded by the coding sequence ATGACTGTCAACGAGAGGAGGAGGTCAAGGGGACTCTCTAATCCTAATGATTTCCAGGAAGAGCACCTTTTGCAGCACCCAGGAAACTATCCACGGGAGAGATATATGAAGCGTATGACACGCATAAGGTATGCTATGAGACAGTATTTGATCCAATTCACTGACAATCAGTCGTTAGCCCTCTTTGAATGGCAGGCGAGGCATAGAACTCAATTCAGAGATGTCTACTTTGCATACACTGCCTTATTAGGATCGCATACATTTTATGTGCTCTGTTTACCAATTCCGGCATTCCTTGGGGCATTTGACTTAGTCCGTGATATGGTCTACATTCTGGGATACTCGATCTACCTTTCAGGATTTTTCAAGGATTATTGGTGTCTACCAAGGCCTCAGTCACCGCCATTGCATCGAATAACACTAAGTGCGTATACAGCCCTAGAATATGGGGCACCAAGTTCGCATTCAGCAAATGCTACAGGAGTCACTTTACTATTGCTGTGGAATACATGGACTTCTCCCACGTTAAGCCTACCAGTAAAGCTAGGCTGTTCATTCCTATCTCTCTTTTATTACTTCACTTTGGTAGTTGGGCGCATATATTGTGGTATGCATGGAATGCTGGATATAACTAGCGGTGCTGCAATAGGGATAGTATGTTTCGTGGTACAGCTTCTCGCCAAGAGTTTCTTAAGTGGGTATGATCTCACCACTCGCTGGTGGTTCCCAATTTGCAGTGTTGGCTGGGGATTATTAATCCTATTGAATCACGTCAGGCCTATCGACGAGTGCCCATGTTTCGAGGACAGTGTTGCATTCATCGGTGTGGTGAGCGGGGTAGAATGTGGTGATTGGTTTTTACATAGGTTCGGCAAGGTCGCAGGTGCCGATATGGGATTGCAAAGAGGATTTCGCTTTTTCATTTACAGATTATGTGTTGGAATACCATGCATCGTTATCTGGAAGTACGTGATAAGTAAACCGCTGGCGTACAATTTCTTAATCAAAGTTCTACGATTTAAAGATGACAGAGATGAAAAGGCCGCTGTACATGCcaaaaagaatgaagaCGTGAAGTGCCCTCTATATATCGGTGAAGCCAAGATCGATATCTTTGGAAGGTTTATCATATACGCAGGCATCCCGATCACAGTGGTTATTATATGCCCTGCAATGTTTGAACTTTTAAATATCATGTCATATTGA
- the TDEL0H01010 gene encoding uncharacterized protein (similar to Saccharomyces cerevisiae MRS3 (YJL133W) and MRS4 (YKR052C); ancestral locus Anc_1.219), translating to MNTSEVITAGEIDYESLPANAPLASQLMAGAFAGIMEHSVMFPIDALKTRIQSASGGAASSGMLSQISKISTAEGSLALWKGVQSVILGAGPAHAVYFATYEYTKSQLIDPQDYQTHQPLKTALSGTAATIAADALMNPFDTIKQRMQLSTTSSMTSVAKQIYQKEGIMAFYYSYPTTIAMNIPFAAFNFVIYESSTKVFNPSNDYNPLIHCLCGGISGATCAAVTTPLDCIKTVLQVRGSETVSLPIFRNADTFSKATKAVYKIHGWNGFWRGLKPRVIANMPATAISWTAYECAKHFFNPN from the coding sequence ATGAACACCTCAGAGGTAATCACAGCTGGAGAGATAGATTACGAGTCACTACCGGCAAATGCTCCATTGGCAAGCCAACTGATGGCTGGTGCATTTGCTGGTATAATGGAACACTCGGTTATGTTTCCTATAGATGCTTTAAAGACCCGAATACAATCAGCTTCCGGTGGTGCAGCTTCATCGGGGATGCTTTCCCAAATTAGCAAGATATCTACTGCGGAGGGGTCCCTGGCACTTTGGAAAGGTGTCCAATCTGTTATTCTGGGTGCTGGGCCTGCTCACGCTGTGTATTTTGCAACTTATGAATATACAAAATCTCAACTGATAGATCCTCAGGATTACCAGACTCATCAGCCGCTAAAGACAGCCTTAAGTGGTACTGCTGCTACAATTGCAGCAGACGCATTAATGAATCCATTCGATACCATCAAGCAAAGAATGCAACTAAGCACAACATCTTCCATGACAAGCGTGGCCAAGCAGATCTATCAAAAGGAAGGTATAATGGCATTTTATTACTCATATCCAACAACTATAGCGATGAACATCCCATTTGCAGCTTTTAATTTTGTCATTTATGAATCTTCGACCAAAGTTTTCAATCCATCGAACGATTATAATCCATTGATACATTGTCTTTGTGGTGGAATAAGTGGTGCCACTTGTGCTGCAGTAACTACTCCACTTGACTGTATAAAGACCGTCCTGCAAGTGAGAGGTAGTGAAACAGTATCGCTACCGATTTTCAGAAATGCGGATACATTTTCAAAAGCCACGAAAGCCGTATACAAGATACATGGTTGGAATGGGTTTTGGCGCGGTTTAAAACCTAGAGTCATTGCAAACATGCCAGCCACAGCTATCTCTTGGACAGCATATGAATGTGCTAAACATTTTTTCAACCCAAATTGA
- the AIM23 gene encoding Aim23p (similar to Saccharomyces cerevisiae YJL131C; ancestral locus Anc_1.222), whose translation MWRIAIVKCSGRIAPCGEARREFHHGLSQLNWMLSNDIVRNALTPKNVSLETHNNGKGSSQRRGLPKSGPKNRTTNKNKGSGKKNVAVTWSTGSDRDKEAANSVLSQIFRMNRAGNIKIINSETSKPEETNIRTFGKGINLEENGLVIVNFEEVGTLKIPLVKLVERKVALKRFSDEKARQKEKELIDMGVLKKKPAKLGDSDKGEDSVKQIKVSWQIKDDDLSKQKSHEIINQLKKGYKVHLYIADKAHINSKNLAADFDNVQKPNTKKLSNKDLQQRSSVYEKLQEIFEEYSAQPVIEGSVETKMLIKLTPKVSPAGDKDSKQALKEQRKKERQEKLMMRLERKKQRSAETD comes from the coding sequence ATGTGGAGAATAGCGATAGTGAAATGTTCTGGCCGGATTGCACCATGTGGAGAAGCCAGAAGAGAATTTCATCACGGTTTGAGTCAACTGAACTGGATGCTCAGTAATGATATAGTGCGTAATGCTCTCACACCGAAAAATGTAAGCTTAGAGACACATAATAATGGCAAAGGCTCCAGTCAGCGACGTGGACTACCAAAGAGTGGGCCTAAGAACCGTACTACGAATAAGAACAAAGGCAGTGGTAAAAAAAACGTAGCTGTAACTTGGAGCACTGGGTCTGATAGAGATAAAGAAGCTGCAAATAGTGTATTGTCACAGATCTTCCGAATGAATCGAGCTGGAAATATCAAAATTATTAATTCTGAAACCTCGAAACCTGAGGAGACAAATATACGTACTTTCGGGAAGGGAATCAatctggaagaaaatggtTTAGTTATAGTAAATTTCGAGGAAGTTGGTACTTTGAAAATACCGCTTGTTAAATTAGTAGAGAGGAAAGTTGCTTTGAAGAGGTTCTCTGACGAGAAGGCTAGGCAAaaggagaaggaattgattgaTATGGGTgttttaaagaaaaaaccAGCAAAATTAGGTGACTCTGACAAGGGAGAGGACTCTGTAAAGCAGATCAAGGTATCATGGCAGATAAAAGACGATGATTTAAGCAAGCAAAAATCTCATGAGATTATAAATCAACTGAAAAAGGGCTATAAAGTCCACTTATACATCGCGGATAAAGCTCATataaattcaaagaatttggcGGCAGATTTTGACAATGTTCAAAAGCCTAATACCAAGAAACTGAGTAATAAGGATTTACAACAACGAAGTTCGGTGTATGAGAAACTGCAGGAAATTTTCGAAGAATATTCTGCTCAACCTGTAATAGAAGGTAGTGTAGAAACTAAAATGCTGATAAAATTAACCCCAAAGGTCTCTCCAGCGGGTGACAAGGACAGTAAGCAAGCTcttaaagaacaaagaaagaaagaaagacaggagaagttgatgatgagactagaaagaaagaagcagaggAGTGCTGAGACCGACTAA
- the HFL1 gene encoding Hfl1p (similar to Saccharomyces cerevisiae YKR051W; ancestral locus Anc_1.220), which yields MLPEGCLPVWWQNLSFVCTFASLAISGFAITKHFLNYRKPFEQRLAVRIQLLVPIFSITCLAATIIPQVSQLYLDPVREVYEAFVIYTFFSLLTLILGGEHRIITEICLEHVPATHAIPLVGRFLRKIDLSDPADFLMVKRGILQYVWFKPFYCLGSFVCLIWNLPTFETILLVLYNVSVTWSLYNLAIFWKCLYNDLKRFNPWSKFLCVKLIIFASYWQGIVIRILHSLGKLKSDSDVDAGYIYQNGLLCVEMIGFAILHWVAFSWENYTTKNLPQCARFEYLTAIKDCFGCGDLVWDFKSALMGPTYYNYRNFEPLAGSSQMARADSLSRMRRLNQGFRFENRGEQSHWVDYGSISSGNTGKNNVEENHDQLNEWDDGIAKQRYIPTDPNYPVVSDIGSSHRYSSDIDRLRRDVHSRSNLV from the coding sequence ATGCTACCGGAGGGTTGCTTACCAGTATGGTGGCAGAACCTGAGCTTCGTCTGTACTTTTGCGTCGTTAGCCATCTCAGGGTTTGCCATAACCAAACATTTCTTGAACTACAGGAAACCGTTTGAGCAAAGATTAGCTGTGAGGATACAGCTATTGGTTCCAATATTCAGTATTACCTGTCTGGCGGCAACTATTATTCCACAAGTAAGCCAGCTGTACTTAGATCCCGTACGAGAAGTTTACGAAGCGTTTGTGATTTACACCTTCTTCTCACTGCTTACACTGATATTGGGAGGCGAACACCGAATAATAACTGAGATTTGTTTAGAGCATGTCCCGGCTACGCATGCTATCCCACTTGTTGGAAGATTCTTAAGGAAGATAGATCTTTCAGACCCTGCAGATTTCCTGATGGTTAAGAGAGGGATATTACAATACGTGTGGTTCAAACCATTTTATTGTTTGGGCAGCTTTGTGTGTTTAATCTGGAACCTGCCGACTTTTGAGACTATTTTACTAGTATTGTACAATGTGTCAGTTACGTGGTCGCTTTACAACCTGGCAATTTTCTGGAAGTGTTTATATAATGACCTGAAACGTTTCAACCCATGGAGTAAGTTTCTATGCGTGAAGCTGATCATTTTTGCTTCGTACTGGCAAGGAATCGTCATTAGAATTCTTCATAGTTTGGGCAAACTAAAATCAGACAGCGACGTTGACGCCGGCTACATCTATCAAAATGGACTACTTTGCGTAGAGATGATTGGATTTGCAATTTTGCATTGGGTAGCATTCTCCTGGGAAAACTATACTACGAAAAATTTACCACAATGTGCAAGGTTTGAATACTTGACTGCTATCAAGGATTGTTTTGGCTGTGGTGATCTTGTATGGGATTTTAAATCTGCATTAATGGGGCCCACTTATTATAATTACCGTAATTTTGAACCCCTGGCAGGCAGCTCACAAATGGCCAGAGCTGACTCACTTTCAAGAATGCGCAGACTAAATCAGGGTTTTAGATTCGAGAATAGAGGTGAGCAGAGTCACTGGGTTGATTATGGTAGTATTTCTTCTGGAAATACTGGAAAGAATAACGTTGAAGAGAATCACGATCAGTTAAACGAATGGGACGACGGCATTGCCAAACAGCGTTACATTCCTACTGACCCAAATTACCCAGTTGTATCGGATATAGGAAGTAGCCATCGTTATAGCAGTGATATCGACCGGCTACGAAGAGATGTACATAGCAGATCGAATTTAGTATGA